In the Gossypium arboreum isolate Shixiya-1 chromosome 10, ASM2569848v2, whole genome shotgun sequence genome, one interval contains:
- the LOC108488550 gene encoding fe(2+) transport protein 1-like has product MASLLVKIFSIFLIIICIFTPQALSVVPEECKTETDGCTNKEKALPLKIIAIFSILIASIIGVCSPLFTRSVPALNPERSLFVIVKCFASGIILATGFMHVLPDSFDMLTSKCLKENPWHKFPFTGFVAMLSAIVTLIVDSIATSIYSKKSNNEVIPDVASPVGGRQQDMAVVNVGHFHGHHHGLKPAQGAVDQQLLRNRVIAMVLELGIVVHSVVIGLSLGASNNTCTIKGLVAALCFHQMFEGMGLGGCILQAEYKAMKKFTMAFFFSVTTPFGTALGIALSNTYKDNSPTALITEGLLNASSAGLLIYMALVDLLSAEFMGQKLQGSIKLQIKCYAAVLLGAGFMSLMAKWA; this is encoded by the exons ATGGCTTCTTTACTTGTCAAGATTTTTTCTATCTTCTTGATCATCATCTGCATCTTCACACCACAAGCACTTTCAGTAGTACCAGAGGAATGTAAAACCGAAACCGATGGCTGCACCAACAAGGAAAAGGCCTTACCCCTTAAGATCATAGCCATTTTCTCCATATTGATCGCTAGTATTATCGGTGTATGTTCGCCTTTATTCACACGTTCGGTCCCAGCTCTTAATCCCGAAAGAAGTTTATTTGTGATCGTCAAGTGCTTCGCATCAGGGATTATTCTGGCTACTGGTTTCATGCACGTTTTGCCGGACTCTTTTGACATGTTAACATCTAAGTGCTTGAAAGAGAATCCATGGCACAAGTTTCCCTTCACAGGGTTCGTCGCCATGTTATCCGCAATCGTGACTTTAATAGTGGATTCCATAGCTACATCGATATACAGCAAGAAAAGCAACAATGAGGTTATCCCAGATGTTGCATCACCTGTTGGGGGTAGACAACAGGACATGGCTGTGGTGAATGTTGGACACTTTCATGGTCATCATCATGGTTTAAAGCCCGCACAAGGAGCTGTAGATCAACAGTTGTTGCGGAACCGTGTGATCGCCATG GTGTTAGAATTGGGGATTGTAGTTCACTCAGTGGTGATAGGGCTATCACTAGGAGCTTCAAACAATACTTGCACCATTAAAGGTCTAGTGGCAGCCCTTTGCTTCCATCAAATGTTTGAAGGGATGGGTCTTGGAGGTTGCATTCTTCAG GCCGAGTACAAAGCTATGAAGAAGTTTACCATGGCGTTCTTCTTCTCCGTAACGACCCCATTCGGAACAGCACTGGGAATTGCTTTATCCAATACATACAAAGACAACAGCCCAACAGCCTTGATCACAGAAGGGTTGCTAAATGCATCGTCGGCCGGGCTTTTGATTTACATGGCTTTGGTTGATCTTCTTTCAGCAGAGTTCATGGGACAAAAGTTGCAGGGTAGTATTAAGCTCCAAATAAAGTGCTATGCTGCAGTTCTTCTGGGTGCTGGTTTTATGTCCCTCATGGCCAAATGGGCTTGA
- the LOC108487274 gene encoding BOI-related E3 ubiquitin-protein ligase 1-like, whose protein sequence is MAVEARNMNLFPPQLIPNGDFMKGNQGSGNIHNTQMQQEVSQIFPAVYQSLVRDPISAKADSGVTYNMNIPVSAPRKRPRDSYSYTVARKNDFCGVSSVLDDDVFSQIQQQQQQEIDRFIAQHTEKVRLEVEERRKRQSRMLITAIQEGVMKKLKEKDEEIQRMGKLNWVLQERVKSLYLENQLWRDLAQTNEATANSLRTNLEQVLAHVGEERHASGGGAAGLADDAESSCGSSDEGWRKVVLPPTQPHDTTAAVVGNGNNNGRKCRKCGEKKSSVLLLPCRHLCLCTMCGSTLVGTCPVCDSVTNASVHVNMS, encoded by the exons ATGGCAGTCGAAGCTCGTAATATGAATCTTTTCCCTCCTCAGTTAATCCCTAATGG agaTTTTATGAAAGGTAATCAAGGGAGTGGAAATATACACAACACCCAGATGCAGCAAGAAGTTTCACAGATTTTCCCTGCAGTTTATCAGTCGCTTGTACGTGATCCGATTTCAGCCAAAGCTGATAGTGGGGTTACTTATAATATGAATATCCCAGTTTCGGCCCCAAGGAAAAGGCCTAGGGATTCATATTCATACACGGTTGCTCGAAAGAACGACTTTTGTGGGGTTTCTTCTGTTCTTGACGATGATGTCTTTTCCCAGatccaacaacaacaacaacaagaaATCGACCGTTTCATTGCTCAACAT ACAGAAAAAGTGAGGTTGGAGGTTGAAGAAAGGAGGAAGAGGCAATCGAGGATGTTGATTACAGCGATCCAAGAAGGGGTTATGAAGAAACTGAAGGAAAAAGATGAAGAGATACAAAGAATGGGGAAACTGAACTGGGTTCTTCAAGAAAGAGTGAAAAGCCTGTATTTAGAGAACCAACTGTGGAGGGACTTGGCGCAAACGAACGAAGCCACCGCCAATTCCTTACGCACCAATCTAGAGCAAGTCCTTGCCCACGTCGGTGAGGAACGTCACGCCAGCGGCGGAGGAGCGGCCGGGTTGGCCGACGACGCGGAATCTAGCTGTGGAAGCAGCGATGAAGGGTGGCGCAAGGTGGTGTTGCCGCCTACTCAGCCACATGATACGACGGCAGCGGTGGTTGGGAACGGTAATAATAATGGAAGGAAGTGTAGAAAGTGTGGGGAGAAAAAGTCAAGTGTGCTGTTGCTGCCATGCAGGCATCTCTGTCTCTGTACAATGTGTGGGTCCACTCTGGTAGGCACTTGCCCTGTTTGTGACTCTGTCACCAATGCCAGTGTTCATGTTAACATGTCttga
- the LOC108489601 gene encoding transcription initiation factor TFIID subunit 8 — protein MRKSRSKRKSNIHLQQPTTNPRDFQFMITKVAVSQICKSVGFRRSRVSALETLTLVATKYLETLVKSAASFSNAASRTQSNILDLTNALHDMSLQVGFMGASTLYDHNNCLLKSSALESLSDFVSSTNEIPFAKPIERAKERESEEVNAVPGSFQERGGHIPEWLPRFPDVGDTNENCDKRVNGEQLWENSSLVLGCQIDGFEEKRCGSNNVGKLPKGRSRIKFRVNNGGGTRVGLNVISCNNVFGQSKDEEEAEPVAVCEKSVKSEEKQILVYKRRKKRCQFL, from the coding sequence ATGAGAAAATCAAGATCAAAGCGAAAATCAAATATCCACCTGCAACAACCAACAACAAATCCAAGGGATTTCCAATTCATGATCACCAAAGTAGCAGTGTCTCAAATCTGCAAATCAGTTGGGTTTAGGCGCAGCCGTGTTTCAGCCCTTGAAACCCTTACCTTGGTAGCCACCAAGTACCTGGAAACCCTGGTCAAGTCCGCTGCATCATTCTCCAATGCGGCCAGCCGTACCCAATCCAACATCCTCGACCTTACCAATGCCCTCCACGACATGTCCTTACAGGTGGGTTTCATGGGTGCATCCACTCTCTATGACCACAACAACTGTTTGTTGAAGTCCAGTGCGTTGGAAAGCTTGTCGGATTTTGTCAGCTCCACCAATGAAATACCTTTTGCCAAGCCCATTGAAAGAGCAAAAGAAAGGGAAAGTGAAGAGGTGAATGCTGTTCCAGGGAGTTTTCAAGAAAGAGGTGGTCATATCCCAGAATGGTTACCAAGGTTTCCTGATGTAGGTGATACTAACGAGAACTGTGATAAAAGGGTTAATGGGGAACAATTGTGGGAGAATTCCAGCTTGGTTTTGGGGTGTCAAATTGATGGTTTTGAAGAGAAAAGATGTGGGAGTAACAATGTTGGTAAATTACCAAAAGGGAGATCAAGGATTAAGTTCAGGGTTAATAATGGTGGAGGGACAAGGGTGGGTTTGAATGTTATTAGTTGCAATAATGTGTTTGGTCAAAGTAAAGATGAAGAAGAGGCAGAACCAGTAGCAGTGTGTGAGAAATCTGTTAAGTCTGAAGAGAAGCAGATTCTTGTGTATAAGAGAAGGAAGAAGCGTTGTCAGTTTCTTTAG
- the LOC108489602 gene encoding vesicle-associated membrane protein 721-like, with translation MVPKSLIYAFVSRGGVILAEYTEYSGNFNSIALQCLQKLPSSNNKFTYNCDGHTFNYLVDNGYTYCVVADESAGRQVPIAFLERIKDDFVSKYDNGKAATAPANSLNKEFGPKLKEHMQYCMEHPEEISKLAKVKAQVSEVKGVMMENIEKVLDRGEKIELLVDKTENLHNQAQDFRSTGTKIRRKMWLQNMKIKLIVLGILIALILIIVLSVCHGFNCGKK, from the exons ATGGTGCCCAAATCATTGATCTATGCATTTGTATCTCGTGGGGGAGTTATATTAGCTGAGTATACTGAATACAGTGGGAATTTCAATTCCATAGCTCTTCAATGCCTCCAAAAGCTTCCTTCTTCAAACAACAAGTTCACTTACAACTGTGATGGCCATACCTTCAATTATCTTGTTGACAATGGATaca CTTATTGCGTTGTTGCAGATGAGTCAGCTGGAAGGCAAGTGCCGATTGCTTTTTTGGAGCGTATCAAGGATGATTTCGTGTCGAAATATGATAACGGGAAGGCTGCTACAGCTCCTGCCAACAGCCTGAACAAGGAATTTGG GCCAAAACTGAAAGAACATATGCAATACTGTATGGAGCATCCTGAAGAAATAAGCAAGCTAGCTAAGGTCAAAGCTCAGGTTTCTGAAGTCAAAGGTGTTATGATGGAGAACATCGAAAAG GTGTTAGATAGAGGGGAAAAGATAGAGCTGCTAGTGGATAAGACTGAGAATCTTCATAATCAG GCTCAAGACTTTCGAAGTACAGGGACAAAAATCCGAAGAAAAATGTGGCTACAAAACATGAAGATCAAGCTGATTGTTCTAGGAATACTTATTGCCTTGATCCTTATCATTGTCCTCTCTGTTTGCCATGGTTTCAACTGTGGCAAAAAATAA